A region from the Triticum urartu cultivar G1812 chromosome 1, Tu2.1, whole genome shotgun sequence genome encodes:
- the LOC125520894 gene encoding metal tolerance protein 5-like: protein MAAGGSAEGEELFLLRSAEEGDGDGDGLCVGERPWRLNFDGFRRQGPQQENPPSRGLQDCLGVLAQGPGDVVAEYYQQQLEMLEGFNEMDTLTDHGCLPGISKEEREKIARSETLAIRLSNIANMVLFAAKVYASIRSGSLAIIASTLDSLLDLLSGFILWFTAFSMQTPNPYRYPIGKRRMQPLGILVFASVMATLGLQIILESTRSLVSSNGAEFRLTKEQEMWVVNIMLAVTLVKLLLVIYCRSFTNEIVKAYAQDHFFDVITNIIGLVAALLANYFEGWIDPVGAIILAIYTIRTWSMTVLENVHSLVGQSASPEFLQKLTYLCWNHHKAVRHIDTVRAYTFGSHYFVEVDIVLPCDMPLQEAHDIGEALQEKLESLPEIERAFVHLDYEFTHQPEHARSYDT from the exons ATGGCGGCGGGAGGTAGCGCGGAGGGCGAGGAGCTCTTCCTCCTCCGCTCGGCCGAGGAaggggacggggacggggacgggttGTGCGTGGGGGAGCGCCCCTGGCGGCTCAACTTCGACGGCTTCCGGCGCCAGGGGCCGCAGCAGGAGAATCCGCCGTCGCGCGGCCTCCAGGACTGCCTCGGCGTGCTAG CTCAAGGGCCTGGAGATGTTGTGGCTGAATActaccaacaacagttggagatgTTGGAAGGCTTCAATGAAATGGATACACTGACAGACCATGGTTGCCTTCCTGGAATATCCAAG GAAGAACGTGAGAAAATTGCCCGAAGTGAGACATTAGCCATCCGATTATCTAACATAGCAAACATGGTTCTTTTTGCTGCAAAAGTTTATGCCTCTATAAGGAGTGGCTCCCTAGCTATTATTGCTTCAACACTGGACTCTCTACTTGACTTGTTGTCCGGGTTTATTTTGTGGTTTACTGCTTtttcaatgcaaacaccaaaccCGTACAGGTACCCAATTGGTAAAAGGCGCATGCAACCTTTG GGAATACTGGTTTTTGCTTCTGTTATGGCAACACTTGGTCTTCAAATTATCCTAGAATCCACACGCTCATTGGTATCATCGAAT GGAGCTGAATTCCGCTTGACAAAAGAACAGGAAATGTGGGTTGTGAATATTATGCTGGCAGTGACGCTGGTGAAGCTTCTGCTGGTTATATATTGTCGCTCATTCACCAACGAAATTGTGAAGGCATATGCACAGGATCACTTTTTTGACGTTATCACCAACATTATTGGGCTTGTGGCTGCACTTCTTGCTAACTATTTTGAAGGCTGGATTGACCCAGTTGGTGCCATCATT CTAGCGATCTACACAATCAGGACATGGTCCATGACGGTGCTGGAGAACGTGCACTCCCTGGTCGGCCAGTCGGCCTCGCCGGAGTTCCTCCAGAAGCTCACCTACCTGTGCTGGAACCACCACAAGGCCGTCAGGCACATCGACACGGTGCGGGCGTACACCTTCGGCTCCCACTACTTCGTCGAGGTCGACATCGTCCTGCCGTGCGACATGCCCCTGCAGGAGGCGCACGACATCGGCGAGGCCCTGCAGGAGAAGCTGGAGAGCCTGCCCGAGATCGAGCGCGCCTTCGTCCACCTCGACTACGAGTTCACCCACCAGCCCGAGCACGCCCGGTCCTACGACACATAG